The genomic segment ccgaggggccagatggcccactcctcctcctcctagttcTGATCTTTTTATGTTCTCCCTCTtgtctctccccctacccctttCCCAATCGCAGGACCCTGAAGGACAGCGTCCAGCCCTGGGAGCTGAGTCGCGGCGCCCTGGCCGAGGTACTGGTGGAGGAGCTGCGGGCGTACAAGCGTCTGCGGGCGGACACCTCGCAGGAACGCTTCAACGTCATCTGCGACCTGATCAAgctctgctcctcctcctcctcggagggggaggaaggagaggggggCGGCGGGATGGAACACCTGCGGGCCGTACAACTGCTGGAACTGGCTCAAGTCCTGTGTTACCGAGACCTCAGCCAACACGCTGAATGGTAAGGTGGGCGTCGGaacaggtgggggagagggggggagggggtggggggacagggtggggggggggggaggagggggcggggggacggagggggagggagcggggggatggagggggagtgcggagggaggggcagaggggacggagagggagggggcgacagagcagagggaaggagattggtgggggaggagggggtgggtgggggaggagggggtgggtgggggaggagggggtgggggggggaggagggggtgggggggggaggagggggtgggggggggaggagggggtgggggggaggagggggtgggggggaggaggagggggaggagggggcggggggaggggacgggaggaggggggggaggagggggagggggtggggggggaggagggggcggggggtgggcggggggagggggagggggcgggggggaggagggggcggggggaggagggggaggtggcgggggggaggagggggc from the Mustelus asterias unplaced genomic scaffold, sMusAst1.hap1.1 HAP1_SCAFFOLD_4552, whole genome shotgun sequence genome contains:
- the LOC144491145 gene encoding separin-like, producing the protein MLRGEDQPPNLFSRSSIPVDKVPRYFKLLVECYRKAGRLDLAMESVGMWLMALGSQREGQMAEPIALWASIKTDAVKSGNEDLQLRTLKDSVQPWELSRGALAEVLVEELRAYKRLRADTSQERFNVICDLIKLCSSSSSEGEEGEGGGGMEHLRAVQLLELAQVLCYRDLSQHAE